A genomic window from Natrinema sp. HArc-T2 includes:
- a CDS encoding lysostaphin resistance A-like protein, which yields MTQWTTFVGLTGVVLVLLLVLSHLTQSAFDDDTDDASDGVAERFDATAHDADRNARAPDGSSPPHATKSVPEPIDDDRSAADDQSTTGSVWQSRDERQPRNAAVSADSRPGHADRAVDPASLSTGALLANVAFSQGLFALLLLGAAVYTAIPAAALGIEFSVAYLETGLVLGIAAGIGFYVANELAAATATRLGFDHDETLRELLAPDSIGGWLALLLGVLPIIAVFEEFLFRAALIGVPAAGFGLSPWLLAVVSSIAFALGHGMQGSVGVVVTGLLGFVLAALFILTESLLVVIVAHYLINALEFVVHEGLGLEWAETVEG from the coding sequence ATGACCCAGTGGACGACGTTCGTCGGGCTGACGGGCGTCGTCCTCGTCTTGCTGCTCGTTCTCTCTCATCTGACTCAATCTGCGTTTGACGACGATACTGACGACGCCAGCGACGGCGTCGCCGAGCGATTCGATGCGACGGCCCACGACGCTGACCGGAACGCTCGAGCCCCTGACGGTTCGTCACCGCCTCACGCGACTAAGAGTGTGCCGGAGCCAATCGACGACGATCGGTCCGCTGCTGACGATCAATCCACCACTGGCTCCGTGTGGCAGTCTCGTGATGAGCGCCAGCCACGGAACGCAGCCGTGTCTGCTGATTCCCGGCCCGGCCACGCCGATCGAGCCGTCGATCCGGCGTCGCTGTCGACCGGTGCCCTCCTTGCGAACGTGGCCTTCTCACAGGGGCTGTTCGCGTTGCTGTTGCTCGGCGCGGCAGTCTACACCGCCATCCCGGCTGCGGCGCTTGGTATCGAGTTTTCCGTGGCGTATCTCGAGACGGGACTGGTACTGGGGATAGCCGCCGGGATTGGCTTCTACGTCGCGAACGAACTCGCCGCGGCGACCGCGACCCGACTCGGCTTCGACCACGACGAGACGCTCCGGGAACTGCTCGCTCCCGACTCGATCGGTGGCTGGCTCGCGTTGTTGCTGGGTGTGTTGCCGATCATCGCCGTCTTCGAGGAGTTTCTCTTCCGCGCGGCACTGATCGGCGTCCCAGCTGCTGGTTTCGGCCTCTCGCCGTGGCTGCTCGCGGTCGTCTCGTCGATCGCCTTCGCCCTCGGCCACGGCATGCAGGGGTCGGTCGGCGTCGTCGTCACTGGCCTCCTCGGGTTCGTCCTCGCTGCACTTTTCATCCTCACTGAGAGCCTGCTGGTCGTCATCGTCGCTCACTACCTCATCAACGCCCTCGAGTTCGTCGTCCACGAGGGACTCGGTCTCGAGTGGGCGGAAACGGTCGAAGGCTAA
- the rnhB gene encoding ribonuclease HII yields MPFGVDEAGKGPALGSMFAAAVSLEDVGDLPDGIRDSKRLSTERREELATILRDDNRIAVGVAEITPARIDDPETDMNSLAVAAHAAAIEDAVADLDRDGSSSDPISGLCDACDTDADRFARRVADACSLEGIAVDARHGADDDSRLVGAASIIAKVERDTHIAALADEYGAIGSGYPSDSTTREFLASYTDAHGELPPFARESWSTCEKALAAAEQTGLEQF; encoded by the coding sequence ATGCCATTCGGCGTCGACGAAGCCGGCAAAGGCCCCGCGCTGGGATCGATGTTCGCCGCAGCCGTCTCTCTCGAGGACGTCGGCGACCTCCCCGATGGGATCAGAGATTCGAAACGACTCTCCACTGAGCGCCGCGAGGAACTGGCAACGATCCTGCGGGACGACAATCGGATCGCAGTCGGCGTCGCCGAGATCACGCCGGCACGGATCGACGACCCCGAAACGGACATGAACTCGCTGGCAGTCGCGGCCCACGCAGCGGCGATCGAGGACGCCGTTGCGGATCTCGATCGCGACGGCTCCTCGAGCGACCCTATTTCGGGACTCTGTGACGCCTGCGACACCGACGCCGACAGGTTCGCCCGCCGAGTCGCTGATGCCTGCTCGCTCGAGGGAATCGCGGTCGATGCCCGCCACGGCGCCGACGACGACTCGCGGCTGGTCGGCGCAGCCAGCATCATCGCCAAAGTCGAACGTGACACCCACATCGCCGCACTGGCCGACGAGTACGGAGCGATCGGCAGCGGCTACCCCAGCGATTCGACCACTCGCGAGTTCCTCGCGTCCTACACCGACGCACACGGTGAACTCCCGCCGTTCGCGCGCGAGTCGTGGTCGACCTGCGAGAAGGCACTCGCCGCAGCAGAGCAAACCGGACTCGAACAGTTTTAA
- a CDS encoding tRNA pseudouridine(54/55) synthase Pus10, with protein sequence MITDNARALLSTGTICDSCLGRPFADRSFGLTNAERGRALRTTVALADDEDFEPTEPVDCWVCEGYCGTFDAIAETIVDELADVDFATYQVGTRVPPLVEENERLLREDAGLEPDVGESMKREVNREVGRRVGALTDTDVDFDRPDVLAVVDLEGFDPLEALDSGTVTSHAVDVQINPAFVYGRYRKLERDIPQTEWPCRECGGSGVQLGDDGEEPCDYCGGSGYMYDTSVEQVVRPHVVDAMDGEEGTFHGAGREDVDARMLEEGRPFVLEVKRPRVRDPDVETLEREINDAAEGAVEVEGLRLATYEMVERVKEHDASKHYRADVAFGESVEEDEFDAALAELEGTTVDQYTPERVDHRRAGLTRERTVYEIDGDLQSPTEAEVRLHGEGGLYVKELISSDNGRTEPSLAGLLETDAEVTALDVTGVEGEHEPFELEDYFLDEPRAAPDDELAETAN encoded by the coding sequence ATGATCACGGACAACGCCCGCGCGTTGCTTTCGACGGGCACCATCTGCGATTCCTGTCTCGGTCGGCCCTTCGCCGACCGGAGTTTCGGACTGACCAACGCCGAGCGCGGCCGGGCACTGCGCACGACGGTCGCACTGGCCGACGACGAGGACTTCGAGCCGACCGAGCCCGTGGACTGCTGGGTCTGCGAGGGGTACTGTGGCACCTTCGACGCCATCGCCGAGACGATCGTCGACGAACTCGCAGACGTCGACTTCGCGACCTACCAGGTCGGCACGCGCGTCCCGCCACTGGTCGAGGAGAACGAACGCCTGCTCCGGGAGGACGCCGGCCTCGAGCCCGATGTCGGCGAATCCATGAAGCGCGAAGTGAACCGCGAAGTCGGCCGGCGCGTCGGCGCGCTGACCGACACCGACGTCGATTTCGACCGGCCCGACGTGCTTGCGGTCGTCGACCTCGAGGGGTTCGACCCGCTCGAGGCCCTCGACTCTGGAACCGTTACGAGCCACGCGGTCGACGTTCAGATCAATCCCGCGTTCGTCTACGGTCGCTACCGGAAACTCGAGCGCGACATTCCTCAGACCGAGTGGCCCTGTCGGGAGTGTGGCGGCAGCGGCGTCCAGTTGGGCGACGACGGCGAGGAACCCTGTGACTATTGCGGCGGCTCGGGCTACATGTACGACACGAGCGTCGAACAGGTCGTCCGCCCCCACGTCGTCGACGCGATGGACGGCGAGGAGGGGACCTTCCACGGCGCGGGCCGCGAAGACGTCGACGCCCGCATGCTCGAGGAGGGCCGGCCCTTCGTCCTCGAGGTGAAACGACCCCGCGTTCGCGACCCCGATGTCGAGACACTCGAACGCGAGATCAACGACGCCGCCGAGGGTGCAGTCGAAGTCGAGGGTCTGCGGCTCGCGACCTACGAGATGGTCGAACGCGTCAAGGAACACGACGCGAGCAAACACTACCGGGCCGACGTCGCGTTCGGGGAGTCAGTCGAGGAAGACGAGTTCGACGCCGCACTCGCAGAACTCGAGGGGACGACCGTCGACCAGTACACCCCCGAACGGGTCGATCATCGGCGAGCGGGCCTGACCCGCGAGCGGACGGTCTACGAGATCGACGGCGACCTGCAGTCGCCGACCGAAGCCGAAGTGCGTCTCCACGGCGAGGGTGGCCTCTACGTCAAAGAGCTGATCAGCAGCGACAACGGTCGAACCGAGCCAAGCCTGGCGGGCTTACTCGAGACCGACGCCGAAGTAACGGCACTCGACGTGACCGGCGTCGAAGGAGAACACGAGCCGTTCGAACTCGAGGACTACTTCCTCGACGAGCCGCGAGCGGCGCCCGACGACGAACTCGCAGAGACAGCCAACTGA
- a CDS encoding S1C family serine protease, which yields MSDFRPDRRSFLAAASAGLVGAIAGCAEPRAEQSIKGDSSATIDRDDLADGSAFTDIYDAVIDSVTQVRVFGVTDPNTGAEGRGQGSGFLYDDSHVVTNDHVIANGEAADLQYTNGDWTSTTLAGRDAHSDLAVLEVDHVPETVTPLSMADERPVVGQQVAAIGNPYGLAGSMSAGIISGVNRTLTVPERQFSFPNVIQTDAAVNPGNSGGPLVDLDGTVVGVINSGGGDNIGFAISAALTERVVPALIETGEYDHSYLGIGLRTVDRLVADANDLSAAAGVIVTAVIDGSAADGVLEPATRTVQRRGERIPVGGDVIRELDGTPIPDRHALSTYLALETSPGDTIEVQFLRNGRLRTRDLTLDAWPPI from the coding sequence ATGAGCGATTTTCGACCGGATCGTCGGTCCTTTCTCGCGGCTGCGAGTGCCGGACTCGTTGGCGCGATCGCCGGCTGTGCCGAACCCCGCGCCGAGCAGTCGATCAAGGGTGACTCCTCGGCCACCATCGACCGGGACGACCTCGCTGACGGCTCGGCGTTTACGGACATCTACGACGCGGTCATCGACTCGGTCACGCAGGTGCGTGTTTTCGGCGTCACGGACCCGAACACTGGTGCCGAGGGTCGCGGGCAGGGATCGGGCTTTCTCTACGACGACAGCCACGTCGTCACCAACGACCACGTCATCGCCAACGGCGAGGCGGCGGATCTCCAGTACACGAACGGTGACTGGACGAGCACCACGCTCGCCGGTCGCGACGCACATAGCGATCTGGCCGTCCTCGAGGTCGACCACGTTCCAGAGACGGTGACGCCACTTTCGATGGCCGACGAGCGCCCGGTGGTCGGCCAGCAGGTCGCTGCCATCGGGAACCCCTACGGGCTCGCCGGATCGATGTCAGCGGGGATCATAAGCGGTGTCAACCGGACGCTTACGGTTCCCGAGCGTCAGTTCTCGTTCCCGAACGTCATCCAGACAGACGCCGCCGTCAACCCCGGCAACAGCGGCGGCCCGCTCGTCGACCTCGACGGCACGGTCGTCGGAGTCATCAACTCCGGCGGCGGCGACAACATCGGCTTCGCAATCTCCGCGGCGCTGACCGAACGTGTCGTCCCGGCACTCATCGAAACCGGCGAGTACGACCACTCGTATCTGGGAATCGGCCTCCGAACCGTCGATCGGCTCGTCGCCGACGCAAACGACCTTTCGGCGGCAGCCGGCGTCATCGTCACTGCCGTCATCGACGGCTCGGCTGCCGATGGCGTCCTCGAGCCAGCCACGCGGACCGTCCAGCGACGCGGCGAACGGATCCCGGTTGGCGGTGATGTCATCCGCGAACTCGACGGCACGCCGATCCCTGACCGACACGCCCTTTCGACGTATCTCGCACTCGAGACCAGCCCCGGAGACACGATCGAGGTTCAGTTCCTGCGGAACGGACGGCTGCGTACGCGGGACCTAACGCTCGATGCTTGGCCACCGATATAG
- a CDS encoding HVO_A0556 family zinc finger protein, which translates to MAKSESSQSGGTQQLLAILTGRSCPDCPDGTLERDTYKDKRAVVCNRCGTPQVQVWSASID; encoded by the coding sequence ATGGCGAAATCAGAGTCGTCGCAGTCTGGCGGTACGCAGCAGTTGCTCGCAATTCTCACGGGGCGGTCCTGTCCCGACTGTCCCGACGGCACACTCGAGCGGGATACGTACAAGGACAAACGAGCGGTGGTCTGTAATCGGTGTGGCACGCCGCAGGTGCAGGTCTGGTCGGCCTCGATCGACTAG